A region from the Arachis ipaensis cultivar K30076 chromosome B01, Araip1.1, whole genome shotgun sequence genome encodes:
- the LOC107608115 gene encoding uncharacterized protein LOC107608115 — protein MSPFRIVYGKACHLPVEIEPRAYWVVKQCNMDFTKAGIARKLQLEELKCLRLEANENARIYKEQTKVFHDHHIRKKDFQEGDEVILYNSRLRFMLEKLRSRWDGPFKVKEVKPYGVVELFHPQSGATFKVNGHRVKKYHGYKSPKELQVFLLKDAPRRGES, from the coding sequence atgagtccctttcggatTGTCTATGGGAAGGCATGCCACCTCCCGGTTGAAATTGAACCTAGGGCCTATTGGGTGGTTAAGCAATGCAATATGGATTTCACCAAGGCAGGGATAGCGAGGAAACTACAATTAGAAGAACTCAAATGCCTTAGGTTAGAGGCCAATGAGAATGCAAGGATTTATAAGGAGCAAACTAAGGTATTCCATGATCACCATATCCGCAAGAAAGATTTTCAAGAGGGTGATGAAGTTATTCTGTACAACTCAAGACTCAGATTCATGCTCGAAAAGCTCCGGTCAAGGTGGGATGGTCCGTTTAAAGTGAAGGAAGTGAAGCCCTATGGTGTGGTCGAGCTATTCCACCCTCAAAGTGGTGCAACATTCAAAGTGAACGGCCACAGGGTAAAGAAGTACCATGGTTATAAGTCACCGAAGGAGTTGCAGGTGTTCCTACTTAAGGATGCACCCAGAAGAGGAGAATCTTAA